AGACACTGGCGCATGCAAGCGAGGTAACCGTGCAGACGGACAAGGCAGGCATTGGCGAGGATGCGGTTTCTGTTGTGGTTCAGGATGCGACCATCTACATGCCTTTGGCAGAGCTGGTTGATTTTGCGAAGGAAATTGAACGTCTGGAAAAGGAAAAGACCAAACTGGAAAAAGAGGTTGACCGTGTTGTGAAGAAGCTGGCAAATCAGGGCTTTGTGGCAAAGGCACCCGCGCACGTGATTGAAGAAGAAAAGGCAAAGGAAGAAAAATATAAAGCAATGCTGGCACAGGTTGAGGAAAGACTGGCACAGCTGAAGAAATAAGAAAAATAAAATTTGAATCCCCTTGGAGAAATTCCAAGGGGATTTTACGTTAGGGGTTCGGGATAATTTCAAGCCAGTAATTGTCCGGATCGTTGATGAAATAGATGCCCATTTCGGGATTTTCAAAGCAGATGCAGCCCATTTCCTTATGCTTTGCATGTGCCGCATCGAAATCCTCTGCCTGAAACGCAAGATGGAATTCATTTTCGCCAAGATTATACGGCTCCTTGCGGTCGCGCAGCCAAGTCAGCTCTAATGTGAAATCGGATTTGCCGTCGCCCAGATAAACCAGCTTCCAGCTGCCGTCAGGGGCTTCCTTGCGGCGAACCTCCTTCAGACCAAGTGCGGCTGCATAGAACGCCATGCTTTTTTCCAGATCGAGTACGTTATAGTTATAATGATTAAAGGTAAACATAAGAATCCTCCTTAGTGGTGATGATGATGGTCATGGTCATGTCCACAGCCGCAGTCATGATCGTGGTGATGGTGGTCATGTCCGCAGCCGCAGTCATGATCGTGGTGATGGTGATCGTGTCCACAGCCGCAGTCATCATCATAGTCTTCGGTGATGGATTGCCAGCCGTTTTCGTTGAATACCATACCGACCTTATCCACAATCAGAACCTTTTGCTCCTCGGAGGTGGCTTTATCAATCGCCTCCATCAGCATATCCATCACGTCATGGACGGTATAGACAGGGGGCAAGGCACCTGTCAGATTCTGCATTGCCAGCTTTCTGGTCTGGGTAGGCAGGGTGTCGAAGTGGTTTCTTGTTTTTGTAATAAACGCATCAAATAGGGCTTTCTTTTCCTCTGCGGTTGCGGCAGGAAGCTCCTCCGGGATATCGAAATGGAACAATTCATCGTTCAAATCACCGAAGAAGCATTCGCGGATGAATTCCTCTGTCATGAGAACCTTTTTGGTATCCGCGGAGAAGCCGGCGAAGGAGCCTGCCTTTTGCAGGGCTTCATATTCTTCCTTACCGATGGCATTTGCTTTATCAATGACAGGCTCAACGGTTGCCTCCAGCTGCTCTGTGAGGGTATCCAGATAAGCCGCTTTTTCGGTCAGAGTCAGCTTATCGCTGATGAAATCGCAGACGATATGATACAAATCGGCATAGGCGGCACTGCCCTCTGTGATGTCCGTAAAGGAATAGGTGAGATAGAACAGGAGAATCAAGGAATTGATATCGTGCAGGATGCAGGAGAAATATTCCTCAATCTGCTCCAGTGTTTCAAAGGTTTCCTTGAGCTCCTCATAGAAATTTGCAAGCTCCTCATCGGAAAGCTTATGCGGCAGAACCATGCGCTTCTGTCCAATCCATTCTGCGAGTTCGGGGAAATACTTGCCATACAGGGGGTTTTCCTGCGGGCTGCAAAAGCCCTCGAAGGCTTTCAGAGAAGCATCGATAAAATCCCTGCTTTCGCCTGCAAAAGCGGCATCCAGAGAGGCACGGACGGTGTCATAGTATTTATCCCTTGTCATATAGAGGGGGATACACTTGAGAAGCTGCCCCATGTAGGTTTTCTGGTCAAGCAGAGTTTCCGCACTTTCCATAAAGGCATGGCAGTCTGCAAAGAACAGAGACCATTCCACCTGCTTTTGGGATACGCCGTCCTCCTTATATTTGCGCAGGGCAATCTGGTCGCTGACAAGCGTGGAGATGATGTTCCACTGGGAGAAATAGCTGTAGATGGTTTCGTAGATGGAAAGCAGGCGTTTTTTCAGCTCCATGCAGTCCTCCAGCGCAACCATGCGGGATGCGGCATCGCTTTCGAGCAAATCCTCCAGACGGATGAGGTATGCCTTGATTTCCTCCTTGATTTCCTGCACATCGGCAGGGATTTCATAGGGGAGGGCGGTTACGCCTTTTTCGGCATCCTCCATGGCACTCATGAGCAGCAGCAGCAGAGAGCCGACTGCCTGCTGATAGATATAATCCGCAGAGAGATTTCTTATTTTTTCTTCTAATGCAATATTGGACATAAGAAGTTCTCCTTTCTCAGTTTCAAATTTTCGTATCTTTTATTATAAAGGAAAAATGGCGAAAGTACAAGCAGAAGGGGAATGGCACGGGGAAACGGGCAAAATAAAAACAGAGAGAGCAATTCCGAAGAAAAGTCCTCCCTGCTTTTTTTATTTTAAGAAAAAGATATTACAAAGATACTGTGATTACAGTTCCCATTTTGCGCCCATCAGCTTGATGAATTCTCTTGTGATTGCGGAATCGCCGGGCCATGCGGGAGCAGTTACCAGATTGCCGTCTACAACAGCCTCGGAAGCATCAACAGCTACATATTCGCCGCCTGCCAGAGTGATATCGGGGCCAACTGCGGGATATGCGGTTGCCTTTTTGCCTTTCAGCACATTGGCAGCGGTCAGGATCTGAGGACCGTGGCAGATTGCAGCAACGGGCTTATTTGCTGCAAAGAATTCCTGTACGATTTCGATGACTCTGGGGGTCAGTCTCAGATATTCGGGAGAACGACCGCCTGTGATAAACAGACCTGCATAATCGGCTGTATTTACTGCATCAAAATCTGCTGTCAGAGCAAAGTTATGACCTCTCTTTTCGGAGTATGTCTGTTCGCCTTCAAAGTCGTGAATTGCTGTACGGATAATATCGCCTGCTTTTTTATCGGGGCATACAACATCTACCTGATAGCCCAACATTTCCATTGCCTGGAAGGGTACCATTGTTTCATAATCTTCTGTGAAATCGCCTGCTAACATCAATACTTTCTTTGCCATAAGAATTCCTCCTTTAAAGAAAAAGTATGACAGTTTTTTAGAAAAAACTGCTTTTTTATGTAATAAAATTGTTTCCTTTTTTATTTAAGTCTTATTATAGACCTGTTGGGACAAATTGACAAGGGGGTGGGCAAAAAAAATCCATACAAAATCAATCGTGTTAAAATTGTTGAATATGAATGAAAAAAAGAATAAAATAAGAGCGGACGGAGGTGAAAAAATGAAAAAACAACAGGCAATTTTGTTTGATTTGGATGGGACGCTGCTGAACACACTGGATGACCTAACAAGCAGTGTGAATGTGACCTTACAGGCGCACGGCTTTCCTTTGCGGAGGAAAGAAGAAATCCGAAAATTTCTGGGGAATGGGAGTGAGTTTCTGATGCGGTCGGCTTTGCCTGAGGGGACGAAGGAGGCGGTTTTTGCGGCTTGTCTGGCGGAATATCAGGCATATTATAAGGCACACATGGCGGACAAAACCGCGCCCTACGAGGGGATTTTGCCTTTGCTGAAAAGGCTGAAGGAAAGTGGTCTGCGCCTTGGTGTGGTATCGAATAAATTTGATACGGCGGTGAAGGGGCTTTGCGAAAGATATTTCCCCGGCTGCATTGATGCGGCGGCAGGAGAGAGAGAAGCCGAGGGGATTCGGCGCAAGCCTGCACCCGATATGGTCTTTACGGCGGCGGAGCGGCTTGGCGTGAAAAGAGAGGACTGCTTATACATCGGGGATTCCGAGGTGGATTTACAGACGGCAAAAAACGCAGGAATGGACTGCATCAGCGTTTGCTGGGGGTTTCGGGATGCGGAATTTCTGAAGCAGGCGGGTGCGACACAGCTGGTACATACGCCGAAGGAGCTGGAAAAGCTGCTTTTGGGCGAATCAGATAATTTAGAGCATAAAAATAAGAGGTGAAAAACACCTCTTATTTTTATGTGGTTCTTTTTTTATATGGTTCTTATTTCAGAATGACATTATGGAAGGTCTTTTTGCCCTTCTGCACCAACAGCTTACCATCTGTAAAGAGGTCTGCGGTTACTTTGAAATCAATATCCTTTATGGGCTGCTCTGCCAGCTTTACGCCGCCCTGCTGCACGGCACGTCTGCCCTCGGAGCGGGAAGGAACGACCTTAATTGTGGTCAGCAGTGTCAGGATATCCATGCCTTCTGCAAATTCGGCGGCAGAAATTTCTGTAGAGGGGGCATCCACGGTTGCAGCACCCTTACCGAACAATGCTCTTGCGGCATCCTGTGCTTTGGTTGCTTCTGCTTCGCCATGTACGATTTTTGTCAGCTCAAAG
This sequence is a window from Anaerotignum faecicola. Protein-coding genes within it:
- a CDS encoding VOC family protein; translated protein: MFTFNHYNYNVLDLEKSMAFYAAALGLKEVRRKEAPDGSWKLVYLGDGKSDFTLELTWLRDRKEPYNLGENEFHLAFQAEDFDAAHAKHKEMGCICFENPEMGIYFINDPDNYWLEIIPNP
- a CDS encoding DJ-1/PfpI family protein, translated to MAKKVLMLAGDFTEDYETMVPFQAMEMLGYQVDVVCPDKKAGDIIRTAIHDFEGEQTYSEKRGHNFALTADFDAVNTADYAGLFITGGRSPEYLRLTPRVIEIVQEFFAANKPVAAICHGPQILTAANVLKGKKATAYPAVGPDITLAGGEYVAVDASEAVVDGNLVTAPAWPGDSAITREFIKLMGAKWEL
- a CDS encoding HAD family hydrolase produces the protein MKKQQAILFDLDGTLLNTLDDLTSSVNVTLQAHGFPLRRKEEIRKFLGNGSEFLMRSALPEGTKEAVFAACLAEYQAYYKAHMADKTAPYEGILPLLKRLKESGLRLGVVSNKFDTAVKGLCERYFPGCIDAAAGEREAEGIRRKPAPDMVFTAAERLGVKREDCLYIGDSEVDLQTAKNAGMDCISVCWGFRDAEFLKQAGATQLVHTPKELEKLLLGESDNLEHKNKR